The DNA sequence GTTGCTGCTGGGTCTGCATGATCGTGACAGCGGCGAGTTGCGGTACGCCGGCAAGGTCGGCACCGGGTTCAACGAAACCACCCTCAAGCGCATCCTCGCGCAGCTCAAACCGTTGCGGATGAAGAAGGCGGCGGTGGTCAATCCGCCCACGGGCTTCGAGGCCAAGGGGGTGCACTGGCTCAAGCCGAATCTATTGGCGGAAGTGGCGTTTGCTGAAATGACCCAGGACGGATCGGTGCGCCACGCCGTGTTCCATGGCCTGCGCGAGGACAAACCGGCCACGGACATCACCGAGGAGCGAGCCAAACCCATGAAGACTTCAAAGGCTCAAACTACCGCGCCGTCCCAATCCGATCTGGCCGACGGCAAGGTGCGGATCACTCACCCTGACCGGGTGATCGACGCCAGCAGTGGCACCACCAAAATGCAATTGGCCGAGTATTACGCCAGTGTCGCCGAATGGATTTTGCCGCAACTCAAGGATCGCCCGGTGGCGCTGGTGCGTGCGCCGGACGGTATCGCCGGTGATCTGTTCTTCCAGAAGAACGCCGAGAACCTGGCGATCCCCGGCATCCGCACGCTCGACAAGGAGCTGATCGGCCAGCCGGTGATGCTGATCAACAACGCCGAAGCCTTGATCGGCGCGGTGCAGATGAGCACGGTCGAACTTCACACCTGGAACGCCACCACGACGGATCTGGACAAGCCCGACCGCTTTGTCCTCGACCTCGACCCGGATCCGGCGCTGCCGTGGAAAAGCATGGTCGAAGCCACGGCGCTGACCCTCACCGTGCTCGATGAGCTGGGCCTCAAGGCGTTTCTCAAGACCAGCGGCGGCAAGGGCATTCATCTGGTGGTGCCGCTGACCCGCAAGCATGGCTGGGACGAGGTCAAGGATTTCAGCCACGCCATCGTCACACATATGGCGAAGTTGTTGCCGGAGCGTTTTTCTGCGGTGTCCGGGCCGAAAAATCGGGTGGGGCGGATCTTCATCGATTACCTGCGCAACGGTCTGGGTGCCACCACTATCTGCGCCTACGCGGCGCGCACCCGAGAGGGGCTGCCGGTGTCGGTGCCGCTGTTTCGAGAAGAGGTCGGGGAGATCAAGGGCGCCGATCAATGGAACGTGCGCAACGTTCACGAACGGCTGGCGGAAGTGGGCGATGAACCTTGGGCGGACATGAAGAAAACCCGGCAAAGCATCACGGCCGAGATGCGCAAGCGAGTCGGCATGAAGAAATGATCAGGTGCCGCGCAGCAAGTCGTGGGCGTTGAGCAGGTCAAAGGCGACTTGCGGGTTGTTTTCCAGGCCACGGCGGATGGCGGCGGGGATTGTTTTGCGGGTTTTGCGGCAGAGTCCCGGCAGGTCCTGGACCTCGATCTCGATGCCGCCGCGCACGGTTCGTACCTCACCGAACTTCGGTGCGATGAGCACGCGAATGCCTAGTTGATCGAACATTTTTCCTTGCAGGCGCTCGAGGTCGGCGAGGTCTTTCAGGTTTTCCAGACGCTCAAGCAGACGCTTTTCCTCCTCGCGGGTCAGCAGCAGGATGCGCACATCCGCGCCGGGCGTATCCAGCAGCGGATCACGCCCGCAGATGCAAAGACCCGGCGGGCAAGGGGAGCGAAGCGAGGCAGAAATCGTCATGGCCTCCATCATAGAGGCCGTTCGACGGTTTTGCCCATGGTCGTTCGCCAGCCGTCCATCGGCAGGGCACAACGGTGGCGAGTCCGTCAGCCACCATCATCGAGCGTGCCGTGGTTACTGCGACAGACCTTCGTAGTGAACCAGGATGGCATTGGCCAGCTCTTCATCGCTGGCGTTCAGACCGGGATTGTCCTGACGCACCTGTTGCAACACCGATTCCAGGTACACGCCACGGATCGTTCCGCCGCTGGCGACGAATGCGGAAAGGTCGTCACGGGCCGGAATCACCATTTTGTGATCCTTGAAGGTCGAGTACAGCGAGGCGGAAACCCCCGCCGAAGTGGCGACATCCCCTGCGTCCACGCGGGCAAGGGCCGAGCCGAACGGCAGGCACAGCATGAGAGACGAAACGAGTAATAAACGGCGCATGACGGTGTTCCTCCAGCAGCGTAAAGCGAAAAGGAAGTACCACATAATGTGAGAGGTGCCAGATGGCGCGGGAGTTCCGTGCACCGGGCCGGGCGGTCGTGCGCGCAGAACGAGAACCGTCGCACAGTCCTCATTTTTACCGGATGTAACGACACACCCTGCGACGCTCTAAAGCGGCGGATTCACGCAAATAGGCTTAACTGAAGCGTTGAAAGGCGCCGTGTGGCGCGACCAGGGAGGAAATCACGGTGTCGATCAAACTGCGTTTGGTGTTGCTGATTGCGACCAGCCTGCTGACGGCGTTGATCGTGAGCCTGGTCAGTTATGTCGGCAATCAGCGGATGGCTTCGGCGGTCGGTGACAGCGCGGTTAGCATGAGCGCGCTGCGCAACCACATGGAGGCCGACATGATGCACGACGCCCTGCGTGCCGATGTGTATTCGGCAATGCTGGTGGGGCTGGGCAAAAGCACGAGCTCGGCGGACGAGGTGCGCAATTCGGTTGAAGAGCATGCGGCGCATTTTCGCGAGGTGCTGGGTGAAAACCTCAAGCTGCCGGTGAACCCGACGATCAGGTCCGCGCTGGAGCAGGTCAAGCCAAGCCTCGACACCTACATCAGCGCCGGCGAGCAGATCGTCGGTCTTGCACTGGAAAACCCCGACAGCGCCCAGCAGCATCTCGGGACGTTCAGTACCGCGTTCAGCCAGCTCGAAGAGCAGATGGCCGCCCTCAGCGAGCTGATCGAAACCAATGCCC is a window from the Pseudomonas gozinkensis genome containing:
- a CDS encoding DUF2388 domain-containing protein, which translates into the protein MRRLLLVSSLMLCLPFGSALARVDAGDVATSAGVSASLYSTFKDHKMVIPARDDLSAFVASGGTIRGVYLESVLQQVRQDNPGLNASDEELANAILVHYEGLSQ